The genomic stretch gaaaaaatataatttaactcccgaaactaccagccattttcattttagctcttaaatgttcaaaaagtgaaaaagtagcccctcaaactactaaaaagtTGAAATTTGGCGCTTCCTTAGCCAACACAGTCAAATAGTACgcaaaatttaaaatgacattgttttttgaggttaagttactaaaatgccattttgaaaaaaaaaaaaaaaatcaattttaaaaatgacacaaaaacgacgtcgttttgaaagaagaagaaaaaaaaaaaaaaagtggttttgGGGTGGCTTGCCGACCACCCCCAcaagccaaggggtggctcggcggccacccccatgggctaggggtggctcgccagcCACCCTCATGGTCTATGGGGTGGCCGATGAGCTACCcctaaaccattttttttttcctcaaaacgacgtcggtttgggagtcatttttaaattgatttttttttttcaaaaagggtattttagtaacataatcttgtcaaaaacgacgtagtattgaatttttcatcctatttgacggtaaggactaatggagtggccaaattacAACTGGTTAGCAGTTTGTGGggtattttatcactttttgaatattatggggctaaaataaaaatggctcGTAGTTTGGaggactaaattatatttttcccaaaaaaaatcttagaaattaTTGGATGACTGTAATAAGAACTCAATAGTCAAGAAACATGACCTTAAATTCACATTAGTGAGAATCCACCAATCATTTCCAATGTCACCATGCTTAATAaactcttaaattaaaaaaaaataaaaaaaaataaaaaaaagaaactcttAGAAATTGCTAGATTACTATAATAAGACATGACCTCAACTAAAATTTACGTAGTTAAAATCCATCAATCATTTCCAATGTCACATTGCTTAAATAAATCTTCACTCGGATAAATTCAAAAACAACTTTTATATTCGATTACACATGTCATTtgccccccccaaaaaaaaaaaaaaaaaatcttagaaattaCTGGATGATAATAACAagaactcaagagtcaaaatgCATTACCTTAACAAAAATTCACGTTAATCAAAAACAATCAAACGCTTCCAAGGTCAATGTTACAGGCATTTCGATGTTAGCATAAGTTAGCTAACCTTAGCCGAATTAGAATAATGATATTGTTTTAATAAGGGTCTCTTGATGACTTAATCCTAGAAAACATGGAAATAATTTGCATATTTAAAGGctattatgttatgaataaaagaagaaaagaattaatcTCAACCCTTGTATTGGGAAAAAGTTTTGGGTTCTCTTAAAATCTAAAGATCTAAGTTTCCTCATAGCCTAATTTATCCATTGCAAACTTAGGTTTGTAACGGTCACCATATGCTTAAACAACTCTTCACTTGGATAAATTGAAATACAACTTTAATACTTGAATAGACATgacttttgcaaaaaaaaaaattaactcttAAAGATCACTAGATGACTATTATAAAAACTCAAGAGTCATGATGCTTAAACAAATCTTcacttaaataaattaattttcatgcTTGATTAAAAAcgactttaaaaaataaaaaataaaaaataaaaaatcctctTAGAAATTACTAGATatctataataaaaactaaacaatCAAGTGACATGACCTTAACTTAAATTCAAGTTAGCCAAAACCCATCAAACATTTCCAAGGTCACCATGCTTAAACAAATCTTCCCTTAAATAAATTGATTTTCATGCTCGATTAAACATGACTTTTGCcgacatttaaaataaaaaaaaaattaaaaaaaaaccaagaaattaCTAAATatctataataaaaactaattaaacaaTCAAGAGACATGCATGACCTTAACTTAAATTCAAGTTAGCCGAAACCCATCAAACCTGTCCAAGGTCACCATGCTTAAAAAATTCTTggcttaaaaaaatgaaaaataaaaaaagaaatcactCTTGTATGTAAAAGCTTTAGATGTTATAGATTATGGATTCATCCTAGAGTTCCATGAAAAAAAGTAATTCCAAGAGAGTGAAAGGAACAATGGACAAAAAAGTTATGAAGGAATTTCTGGTAATGATAATATTGTTAATGACTCTTTTTCTAGTTTTGAAGCATGCAGAGGATCGTCCACTTCCTTTTTGTACTTCCAATATGCCCTCATCTCTCCATCGCTTGCCAGTACCCACTCaacttctctctttctctccaaatgatGATGGTATACGCCCAAGGAAGAGTATTCGtaaagagaaaagtgaaaaattgaaattatgttATAGAAATTGTCTTGGGTACTTCATTGAGAATGTGAAGAATCACAAAAGGTTTCTCGCagcatatgagaaattcaaagGTGTCTTAAACAATGCAAAGCAATACATGGCAGACGATAATTATACTGTTAGTTGTAGAGTCCATGATCACCAGTAATGGATATGGTATAGATTCCTGGGATCTCATAAGATAGcccataatcataataattgcatatttttgcaatctctttattttGGGCAATATTATGTAATAAGTGTGTGATTCCAGTCTATCTCTTTAGTACCCAGCAAGTTATGCACATTCTCAACGTGAGTGATATAATCTgatttgcttgttttgtttgtgttgtgaCTAATGAGGGAGTGTAATGCAGCATCCACCTTCTCAAATTCAGATGTATTTGTTTCTTCATTCTCATTTACTACTCTTTTGGGGAGCACCAACTTAGAAACCAAGGACCAGCTGCTTAGTTTTGATGGCAACCTCGGGCCGGCAACAAAGGACAACAAGGATTCAAACACAGTGAGAGTTACTGCTTCTATTTCTCTCAATGTGCTAACCATGGGAAGAGTCTCATGTTTTTTGTCAGCATGCTTGCCTTCCATGCCCTTTAAGGCCTTCTGAATTGCCTTCTTAACAACCTTCCTGGAGTTGAAGAATTTTCTAACCTCCCTTTCGAGCCCCATGTCACCTCCTGCCCTTCTGCGCATAATTGATTGCAGTTCGCGTGcgcattcttttgtatgtatcAAGGCATCCTTGGCTGCACTGCACATGTCCAAGAGCCTGAGAGATCCATCCAAAAGCTCTTCTACCCATTTGCCATTACACCTTTCGACAAAGGCTTTCTGCATTTGGGGTATCTGAAGCAACTTTTCAACACAATCATGCAAATCCTGAAGGCCAATTAGTTTGCTGcttaatgatgatgatgaagcaGAAGCCTCCAATCTGCATAAATGCTCATTGCAGTCTAGAATGAGAGGATGTGGTCTGGATGGCAAGCTATTGGATCGAGCATGGGGTTTTTTGATAAGAGGAGATGAGGCCATCTTTTTCCACGTACTCAGAGAAGATAAAGGCCTAGGAGTTGAATATTGTTCAAATCAGTGTAGAAATTTGCCATCCTTCCATTGGCATCTACTGAATATATATTAGAGGTAGAGGGAGACAAGAGGAATCTCATCATCTTCATAACTCAATGAGTAGTAACATGATTTCGATTTGGATCTAAATGCAATACCAGCTATGTTTATGCATTGTCTCCCCACCAACTCATTAccaattatatttaattttcgAAAATCAAGTTAAGGTTTATAATGACATAAAATATGCAGCACACGAGTGGTGTTGACTCCAGCTAGCTCAGCCTGCCTCTCCGGGAGATGAGGGCTGTGTCACTCGTGCACACATGCATGTATCATAATTGCAGTCAGATTATGTCATTTATCATCCATCCATTACAATTTCCTTTGTATatcagaaaattttatttatgtttcattttgaCTGGTAACAATTCATAATTATTGTTTGCTTCCATAtgcatttctttcaaaaatctTAAATATGCTTATGTTTATTACTCTCAACCGACTACCATCAGATCAGAGTTGTGTTGTTTTTCCAGCAATGATTAGGATAGGGTTTAAGGGTATTTCGAGGGTCATGTTTCTATCTGTGTCCCATGCTTTCGGGATTTAGATAAAGTTGAAGGGTTTCGAAATGGTCATGACTATTTTCTAGCCTTGTTGGTTTGGTACTTGTTCCATTTATGGAACTTTTCCTACCTTAACCGCCTTCTTTGGCAGCCCCAATTCTCTTGATGGGCCGGGTTATTTTTTTTACCCATTTGCAAGTATCGCctttgcttttcattttcttctaattgTTCGTTTCCCCTTTACCTgctttgaataggaaaaaaaaaaaaaaaggcacaaaaggaaataaagtcaatgaaaatacataaattatcttatttattcattaaaaaaaataaattatcttatttaaatatcataatatatcTCCTAGCTAGTATAACCATGTTCTAACCAGGTAATACCTAactaataaagtaaataaaaatggaaGATGTTGGTACAGTTTTCGGTATGGTGGACCCAAGGGGTGAGATCGTAATTCCTGATGTTGCTCATTCTCCAATCTGCAAGACAAAAAAGGGGTCAAGATAATACGCCGGGGG from Corylus avellana chromosome ca1, CavTom2PMs-1.0 encodes the following:
- the LOC132169596 gene encoding uncharacterized protein LOC132169596, which encodes MASSPLIKKPHARSNSLPSRPHPLILDCNEHLCRLEASASSSSLSSKLIGLQDLHDCVEKLLQIPQMQKAFVERCNGKWVEELLDGSLRLLDMCSAAKDALIHTKECARELQSIMRRRAGGDMGLEREVRKFFNSRKVVKKAIQKALKGMEGKHADKKHETLPMVSTLREIEAVTLTVFESLLSFVAGPRLPSKLSSWSLVSKLVLPKRVVNENEETNTSEFEKVDAALHSLISHNTNKTSKSDYITHVENVHNLLGTKEIDWNHTLIT